A section of the Engystomops pustulosus chromosome 3, aEngPut4.maternal, whole genome shotgun sequence genome encodes:
- the LOC140121037 gene encoding uncharacterized protein, with product MGVVVPVPQEQEKLGFYSPLFLVKKPDGSNRLIINLKELNRFIVYRRFRMESVRTATQLIHTDSYMCTLDLKDAYYHVPIHPSSQRFLRFSVLSRGLCLTLSIPCTSIRYLIGSKGLYQDHGGGGSLFKTTRHINHPLPRRLANYRERQTKTNLGKRVFPKNFNRVGVVNQPEKIKFSTLHSKDLSRDHSRLNSPNVFSSSGENIQHKASDSFIQTKGLCTSQTGDEDPGAPHSMPTCGRLESEPYSDPSELDPNFLEQEVFRSRQEDPDSFLCKEGPAVVDGIKEPRERGMLAPPPNHHHSDRRKQLRLGSNPSFPLRARVLDSSPSKKQLKLQGVKSGLGSAKIEHSLSEGSSYPHSLGQRLDSVLFKETRGYKIPSIIESGSYHLPVGGRKHPFHLCHSFEGIPKQRSGLSQQERDPTERMVSQPGDLPTSNQRLGHAPNRPIRHEGEFKMPTILLSGGRRVQRSLGRVQPSLERKSHVCLSPNSPNCESTQENLARPVKGDPDLPKLAKKKLVPTVEVPICPATFYSTDSEGPSIPRSDFPSRSRKTPSGGLDPEFEFLRSQGLSRAVITTLKASRKKVTFAIYHKIWKKFVTFCGANPPSQSNPNILQVLDFLQKGLEIGLSTSTLKVQISALSAFFDHPLADHRWVKRFIAAANRIRPQILKRVPSWDLSLVLDALSRPPFEPLKDASIKNLTLKTSLLVAVTSARRLGELQAISIREPYMCILPDRITLTLDPSFVPKVASRFHKDQEIILPSFYGNPSSSKELEWHSLDFQGKNKGVKASKTTIARWLKTAIASCYTEQGKEVPPNLKAHSTRAISASWAEKRGASLEQICRAATWVSSSTFAKHYRLDLPNSQDLAFGQKVLQAVVPP from the exons atgggagtggtggtgccggtccctcaagaacaagaaaaattgggattctactccccgttgttccttgtcaaaaaaccagatggatcaaatcgcctaattatcaacttgaaagagctaaaccgcttcatcgtttacagaagatttcgcatggagtcggtaagaacagCTACCCAACTTATTCACACAGACTCCTATATGTGCACTTTAGATCTAAAAGATGCATACTATCATGTACCTATTCACCCCTCATCTCAGAGATTCCTAAGATTCTCGGTTCTCTCCCGAGGGCTCTGTCTTACACTTTCAATTCCGTGCACTTCCATTCGGTATCTCATCGGCTCCAAGGGTCTTTaccaagatcatggtggaggtggtagcctttttaagactacaagacatatcaatcatcccttacctagacgacttgctaattatagggaaagacaaacaaaaactaatcttggcaagagagtcttccctaagaattttaacagagttggggtggttaatcaacctgaaaaaatcaagtttagtaccctccactcgaaagacctttctagggatcattctagactcaactcaccaaatgtcttttcttcctcaggagaaaATATCCAACATAAAGCATCAGATTCGTTCATTCAGACGAAAGGACTCTGTACCAGTCAGACAGGCGATGAAGATCCTGGGGCTCCTCACAGCATGCCTACCTGCGGTCGCCTGGAGTCAGAGCCATACTCGGATCCTTCAGAATTGGATCCTAACTTTCTGGAACAGGAAGTCTTCAGGTCTAGACAAGAAGATCCGGATTCCTTCCTTTGTAAAGAGGGACCTGCTGTGGTGGATGGAATTAAGGAACCTAGAGAAAGGGGTATGTTGGCACCACctcccaaccatcaccatagtgacagacgcaagcagctcaggctggggagcaatccttccttcccactacgagcaagggtcctggactctagcccaagcaaaaagcagctcaaactacagggagttaagagcggtctgggaagcgctaagatcgaacacagcctatctgagggatcatcatatccacattctctcggacaacgtctcgacagtgtcctatttaaggagacaagggggtacaagatcccCAGTATTATCGAGTCTGGCTCGTACCATCTTCCAGTGGGCGGAAGAAAACATCCTTTCCATCTCTGCCACTCATTTGAAGGGATCCCTAAACAGAGaagcggattatctcagcaggagagagatcctaccgaacgaatggtgtctcaaccaggagatcttcctacatctaaccagcgtctggggcatgccccaaatagacctattcgccacgagggagaattcaaaatgccaacaatacttctctctggaggccggcgagtccagagatcacttggacgcgttcagccatcgttggagcggaagtctcatgtatgcctttcccccaattcccctaattgcgagagtactcaggaaaatcttgctcgaccggtcaagggtgatcctgatctgcccaaactggccaaaaagaagctggtaccCACTGTTGAGGTCCCTATCTGTCCAGCAACCTTTTATTCTACCGATTCAGAAGGACCTTCTATACCAAGGTCCGATTTTCCATCCCGATCCAGGAAGACTCCGTCTGGCGGCTTGGACCCTGAGTTCGAGTTCCTAAGGTCCCAAGGTCTCTCTCGGGCTGTAATAACTACgttgaaggcaagtaggaaaaaggttactttcgccatatatcataagatatggaaaaagtttgtgaccttttgtggggctaatcccccctctcagtctaacccaaatattttacaggtactagacttcctgcaaaaaggactagaaattggtctttctactagcactctgaaagtccaaatttcggctctgagcgcattcttcgaccatcccctggcggaccacaggtgggtcaaaagatttattgctgctgcaaatagaattaggcctcagattctgaagcgggttccctcctgggatctctccctggttctggatgctctctccagacctccctttgagcctttaAAGGACGCTAGTATAAAAAACTTAACTTTAAAGACTTCCTTATTAGTAGCTGTGACTTCagctagaaggctgggggaactccaagccatttctattagagaaccctatatgtgtattctccctgacagGATAACTCTGACTCTGGATCCAAGCTTTGTTCCCAAAGTGGCGTCCAGGTTTCACAAAGATCAAGAAATAATTCTTCCATCATTCTACGGGAATCCTTCTTCAAGCAAGGAATTGGagtggcattccctggat tttcaggggaagaacaaaggggtaaaggcatccAAAACCACGATCGCCAGATGGTTAAAGACTGCCATAGCCTCTTGTTACACAGAACAGGGGAAGGAAGTTCCTCCTaaccttaaagcccattccaccagagccatatccgcctcctgggcagagaagaggggtgcttctcttgaacaaatctgcagagctgccacctgggtttcttcatccaccttcgcaaaacactatcggctggacttacccaactcacaggatctcgccttcggtcagaaagttctccaggctgtggtcccaccctaa
- the NEK2 gene encoding serine/threonine-protein kinase Nek2 produces MPSRVEDYEVLYTIGSGSYGKCQKIRRKVDGKVLVWKELDYGTMSESEKQMLVSEVNLLRELKHPNIVRYYDRIIDRTNTTLYIVMEYCEGGDLASLISKCTKERQYLEEDFILRVFAQLALALKDCHKRSDGGHTVLHRDLKPANIFLDAKRNIKLGDFGLARILHHDTSFAKTFVGTPYYMSPEQMNRMSYNEKSDIWSLGCLLYELCALSPPFTAYNQKELAEKIRIGKFRRIPYRYSEDLNLIITKMLNLKDYLRPSIEEILQHSLLVDWVIEEQSRISEKRVRRSAEQERVQPLDPVPNELRLKEQQLLVREKALKEREERLEQREKELCVRERLAEDKLSRAENLMKNFNLLKEQRFYGGGGLENGLDPTLDRSSSIRSKRNVHFGTESKENRSGSKYPPTQEKCTELKQRLQAANVRAQALCEMEKNFQLKSRQLLGMR; encoded by the exons ATGCCGTCCCGGGTGGAGGACTACGAGGTGCTGTACACTATCGGCTCCGGCTCCTATGGGAAGTGTCAGAAGATCCGGAGGAAGGTGGATGGGAAG GTGCTGGTGTGGAAGGAGCTGGACTATGGTACAATGAGTGAGTCCGAGAAGCAGATGCTGGTATCTGAGGTGAACCTGCTACGCGAACTCAAACACCCCAACATCGTGCGCTACTACGACCGGATAATAGACCGGACTAACACTACGCTGTACATCGTCATGGAGTACTGTGAGGGGGGAGACCTGGCCAGCCTCATCTCCAAGTGCACCAAGGAGAG GCAGTATTTGGAAGAGGACTTCATACTGCGGGTATTCGCCCAACTTGCATTGGCTCTAAAAGATTGCCACAAGAGGAGTGATGGTGGCCACACAGTTCTCCACAGGGACCTGAAACCTGCCAACATATTCCTCGATGCCAAGAGAAACATCAAACTTGGTGACTTTGGTTTGGCCAGGATATTGCACCACGACACCAGCTTTGCAAAAACATTTGTTGGGACCCCCTATTACATGTCTCCT GAGCAGATGAACAGAATGTCCTACAATGAGAAGTCAGATATATGGTCCCTGGGCTGTCTGCTGTATGAACTCTGCGCTCTTTC tCCCCCATTCACTGCCTACAACCAGAAAGAGCTGGCCGAAAAGATTCGGATAGGAAAATTCCGAAGAATTCCCTATCGATATTCTGAAGACCTCAACTTGATCATCACAAAAATGCTCAATCTCAAG GATTACCTGAGACCTTCTATTGAGGAGATCTTGCAGCACTCCCTGTTAGTGGATTGGGTTATAGAGGAACAAAGCAGAATATCCGAGAAGCGCGTTCGTCGCTCAGCAGAACAAGAGCGGGTGCAACCGCTGGATCCAGTCCCCAATGAGCTACGGTTAAAGGAGCAGCAGCTGCTGGTACGGGAGAAGGCTTTAAAGGAACGGGAGGAGCGGCTGGAGC AACGGGAAAAGGAGTTGTGTGTACGGGAGAGGCTCGCAGAAGATAAACTGTCACG GGCAGAGAACTTGATGAAGAACTTCAACCTCCTGAAGGAGCAGCGGTTTTATGGCGGCGGTGGTCTGGAGAATGGGCTAG ATCCCACCTTGGACCGATCCTCTTCTATCCGCAGCAAGAGAAATGTCCACTTCGGTACCGAGAGTAAAGAGAACCGCAGTGGCAGCAAATATCCCCCGACCCAAGAGAAGTGCACGGAGCTGAAGCAGCGGCTGCAGGCGGCCAATGTGCGGGCGCAGGCTCTGTGCGAGATGGAGAAGAACTTTCAGCTGAAAAGCCGCCAGCTCCTGGGGATGCGCTGA